One Neoarius graeffei isolate fNeoGra1 chromosome 16, fNeoGra1.pri, whole genome shotgun sequence DNA segment encodes these proteins:
- the crb3a gene encoding protein crumbs homolog 3a: MSEGPGTLERTMLQTGFTTGSDLLRNLRTENGSMHTTTDIPTTAPQAPNIVAIVVPIVVILGLILIGVLVFLFFMVRKKRQTEGTYRPSAEEQTGARSVEAPNALKLPKEERLI; the protein is encoded by the exons ATGTCAGAGGGTCCAGGCACACTGGAGCGCACCATGCTGCAGACGGGATTCACGACGGGCAGCGATCTACTTCGGAATCTCAGAACCG AGAATGGCAGTATGCATACCACCACTGACATTCCAACCACTGCACCTCAG gcACCCAACATCGTGGCGATCGTTGTgccaatagtggtaatcctggggCTCATATTGATAGGAGTGCTGGTCTTCTTGTTCTTCATGGTGAGGAAGAAGAGGCAGACGGAGGGAACGTACAGGCCGAGCGCTGAGGAGCAGACGGGTGCACGCAGCGTCGAGGCACCGAACGCCCTCAAACTGCCCAAAGAAGAGAGACTCATCTAA